AGCTGCTGACCACACCACAGGAAGTAGGTTTTCTGTGGTGGTTTATAAAACCTAAAGTAGACTATGGGATTCTGATGGCattggagaaaactaaaaaaataaatcaaaaactgGGTTGACTGCCCTATTTACCTCTCTGACTCTCTGACTGTTTCATATAGGTGGCTATTACATGTATATTGAGGGGGATAGTGTGGTTCATGGTGACTCAGCCCGAATAATGAGCCCCGTCTGCCACACTTCTGGCAAGCAGTGTTTGAGCTTCTGGTTTCACATGTATGGCCTGGCAGATGCTATGTTACTCAACCTCTACATATTTGAGAACAATCGTGCTATCAAAATATGGTCCAGAGCTAACAACCAGGGCAACAGATGGTACCAGGGCCAGGTTGAAATCAAACCACAACAGCCATTCCAGGTATGTTACTCTATGTCAGAGTTCCAAATGTTTGGCTAATTCAAATAATGTGTCATGAAAATTCAAACACAGCATCAGAAAGCGACATTAACTTACAccatgtctacaccggacgcgtgCGGAGCGGCGCGacgcaacaaaatacaaaagaacttactataatcagtgatgctgtatACACTCGATGCGGTCTACACTGTCTACACTGGACCCGACAGTACTGACACAATGTTCAGATGATTTGCAGTGCattgtcgcgtccagtgtagatactatgtgacagcaaaaacatgGTAGGCTAAGTGTGAAGTAAAGAAAGTGGACACGGAAAATAGATGATTCAAATGTGAATGGACTGAACAattttgagtgagtgagtgataccatctttgttatggatgttggttcgcagtgagttcacaattttaatgttaatttgctttaatttattttcaagatctgaggtaaaatatCTACTGTTGCTTTCACTATGGTTATAAACCTCAcgcaaaataatattcaaactcacattagacacttttatcattgaataaagcacatatatAAATCATTACCTGAGATCATGTTGTTCCTGCCGCAACGCCgcggaaaataaaaaaaaaaacatttctaaaatataGAACAAAAATTACATGGAAAATAGACTTTTTATCGCGTCGCGTCACGTCTGGTTATAACACACGGTGTTACAGTTTGatcccccccccaaaaaaaatctaagtaaaaatattaatgctgaCAGATCTAATAATTCAATCTGCAATTAGGGGAAGTGGAGAGAAGAGATCCAGTCTGGAGATGAGCAGGAACAGTTTATTTGCATGGCAGACATGGAGAtccagattttttgtttgttcatttgtttttaatattcaacagGCAAAGTTCTTCTGTATctaagtggaaaagtgttcgtaattgtttgaataaaacagactaCTGGGGGATGTAGGTACTATATAGGTCAGTGGCCCTTGGCTTGGTATTGTTGGGAGAATTCGGCCCTTGGCGAAAACTAATTGAGGAACCCTATGTGCTCATCCCAAGCAGAATGCCTTGATGTCAATTAATTCAGAAGACAAAAGATTACGTGCTCTAGGCAGATATGTTAAATAAGATTAGTGATTGTTTGTTGTTTCAGATCATCATTGAAGGCATCAGGGGCTCAGATCCTCGCTCAGATGTGTCCATAGATGATGTGTCCATAATGCATGGTGCATGTGACTGTAAGTGTTGTAGATATAAATCTATTACAGACTGATCTTTAAAAATAGTTTGAAGCTTTTTTGTGGCGTGATCCATGACTGTTTTCAGTGGGAGTTTTTTTAGCTATGCTAGTCTTAAAAATACTACTTCACTACTTCAGACTCTACTTCAGaaatgttattgttaactagatatctattttattttaaaattttagatataatatttttgtatattttaattatatgattaaaacaagCTCCAATTAATTTTATCTCAAAACATTGGCAGATTTGTCTGCAGAAGATCTGGACTTGACCACTCTGACTCCCCATCCAACTCCAAACTTAAATGACCCCCATCCAAGTAAGACTtccaataataatattaatgtaaaaggGATGTAAAACACTGTTTGCGACCCAATTTGTTTTCGTCTGTTGTTTTATTAAGTAAGATGAGATATTCACACATTATTCATAGGTAATTGTTCCTGTACGTGTCAAACTGCAGAGGACATGAGTTTGATTCTTTTGGAATGCatgaatttataaaatgtacagtataccTTAAATGCAATTACAACATAAAGGTGTCTtgtgaatataaatgtaaagtggatggattgtgaaaagtgggAATTACACGCAAAATGAGAGAGAATTAAATGAAACAAGGATTTGTGAGATATCAGACATCACTTTATAGCTTTGATGTTAAAAACACGGTCACATGCATCATCTTGGTGGACCAGAGTATGGTTAACTGCTTGGCATGATGATTATATTGTTGCTTTGTTTTGTCAGATTGCAGAATGAACTGTGATTTTGAAAGCGACATATGCAGTTGGACTCAGATAGTGACTGATGTTTTTGATTGGACAAGACACAGAGGCTCCACCCCCACATCAATGACTGGTCCCTCCTCTGACCACACAACAGGAAGTAGGTCTTAGTTTCTAGATCTTCAGGTCATTCtacaatttaacattaaaatcataatatgaattaatttgcatcaataaattaataattgtttttcacAACTTCTTTTCCAGGTGGGTTTTATATGTACATTGAGGGTGACACTGCTGTCCATGGTGACACGGCCCGTCTCCTCAGTGCAGAATGTGCTGATCCTCAACCTCAGTGTCTTCAGTTCTGGTACCACATGTATGGCTCCAGCTGGACCATGGGACTGAGCGTCTACCTGCTGCAATATGGCAATGTGGCCAAGGAGGTGTGGAGAATGAGAGAAGACCAAGGAAACATGTGGCATTTTGCACAGGTGGACCTGAGACCAGATGTTAAGTTCCAGGTCAGTGAAAGTTTGAAAACGTCTGTATCAAATCTTCTTTGAATGCTCCATGGTaaagtaaacataaaaatattttatcagttTAATGAGGTGCAGGCTTCAACTttttctatatactgtattttaattatattttgccaaaaaatatagAATGTATAAGAACAAAAATTGAATCAgtgtcatttaaaaagaaaacaaatctgttATTGTTCTATCAGGTGATCTTTGAGGGGCGTAGAGGAAGCTCAGCCCGGTCAGATGTTGCCATTGATGACGTCTCACTGCACAGAGGAGCCTGTAGCGGTATGTTTCTACTCTGCAGCAGCACTTAGTAAAAACATTAAGCTTTAAAATCAAGTCAACTTACTCAGCAAAATGACTATGTtttgcaaaatgtttatttaacttAATGTTTAAACAGTTGTAAATATCTTTCAGATTTACCAAACCGGGTCTCTCCATCTTCAGTCCCATTGCCACCAGCTGCAACAATGCCACAACCTGCACCCATCCAAACTGCAGAAATACCAAACACCTCAGCTTGTAAGCTCACTATCCACCACCTCTGTGTGATCACATTCTTTTATGATTAATGATGCCATAAAATAGCAATTACGATTAATTCTCTGCATCTGGCTTTGTTTTCAGAAAGACACAAAACAGCTCCTTGTCAGTTACCTGCCTATATAATTCAattgtaaatgaattaaatttgcTTCTTTCTTCCAGCTTGTGGTGTCGACTGTGATTTTGAAAAAGGCATTTGTACTTGGACTCAGTTGGAGACTGACGTTTTTGATTGGACAAGACACAGAGGCTCCACCCCCACATCAATGACTGGTCCCTCCTCTGACCACACAACAGGAAGTAGGTCTTATTTTCTAGATCTTCAGCATAAAAATGATTGCAAATTTTGTAACATCACCAAATGAATGTTGCTCAAATTCTATGACAATTTCTCTTCTcaataattttcttttcttttttccttttccagGTGGGTTTTATATGTACATTGAAGGTGACACTGTTGTCCATGGTGACACGGCCCGTCTCCTCAGTGCAGAATGTGCTGATCCTCAACCTCAGTGTCTTCAGTTCTGGTACCACATGTATGGCTCCAGCTGGACCATGGGACTGAGCGTCTACCTGCTGCAATATGGCAATGTGGCCAAGGAGGTGTGGAGAATGAGAGAAGACCAAGGAAACATGTGGCATTTTGCACAGGTGGACCTGAGACCAGATGTTAAGTTCCAGGTCAGTGAAAGTTTGAAAACGTCTGTATCAAATCTTCTTTGAATGCTCCATGGTaaagtaaacataaaaatattttcatcagtttaaTGAGGTGCAGGCTTCAACTttttctatatactgtattttaattatattttgccaaaaaatatagAATGTATAAGAACAAAAATTGAATCAgtgtcatttaaaaagaaaacaaatctgttATTGTTCTATCAGGTGATCTTTGAGGGGCGTAGAGGAAGCTCAGCCCGGTCAGATGTTGCCATTGATGACGTCTCACTGCACAGAGGAGCCTGTAGCGGTATGTTTCTACTCTGCAGCAGCACTTAGTAAAAACATTAAGCTTTAAAATCAAGTCAACTTACTCAGCAAAATGACTATGTtttgcaaaatgtttatttaacttAATGTTTAAACAGTTGTAAATATCTTTCAGATTTACCAAACCGGGTCTCTCCATCTTCAGTCCCATTGCCACCAGCTGCAACAATGCCACAACCTGCACCCATCCAAACTGCAGAAATACCAAACACCTCAGCTTGTAAGCTCACTATCCACCACCTCTGTCTGATCACATTCTTTTATGATTAATGATGCCATAAAATAGCAATTACGATTAATTCTCTGCATCTGGCTTTGTTTTCAGAAAGACACAAAACAGCTCCTTGTCAGTTACCTGCCTATATAATTCAattgtaaatgaattaaatttgcTTCTTTCTTCCAGCTTGTGGTGTCGACTGTGATTTTGAAAAAGGCATTTGTACTTGGACTCAGTTGGAGACTGACGTTTTTGATTGGACAAGACACAGAGGCTCCACCCCCACATCAATGACTGGTCCCTCCTCTGACCACACAACAGGAAGTAGGTCTTATTTTCTAGATCTTCAGCATAAAAATGATTGCAAATTTTGTAACATCACCAAATGAATGTTGCTCAAATTCTATGACAATTTCTCTTCTcaataattttcttttcttttttccttttccagGTGGGTTTTATATGTACATTGAGGGTGACACTGCTGTCCATGGTGACACGGCCCGTCTCCTCAGTGCAGAATGTGCTGATCCTCAACCTCAATGTCTTCAGTTCTGGTACCACATGTATGGCTCCAGCTGGACCATGGGACTGAGCGTCTACCTGCTGCAATATGGCAATGTGGCCAAGGAGGTGTGGAGAATGAGAGAAGACCAAGGAAACATGTGGCATTTTGCACAGGTGGACCTGAGACCAGATGTTAAGTTCCAGGTCAGTGAAAGTAAAACTTCTTTGAATTGTACAGGTTACATAATAAGCATAATAAGCATACTAAAACACAGtctataaaaaaatgtatgttacTGGTCTATCAGGTGATCTTTGAAGGGCGTAGAGGAAGCTCAGCCCGGTCAGATGTTGCCGTTGATGACGTCTCACTGCACAGAGGAGCCTGTAGTGGTATGGTTTTACTCTGCTGCAGCCCTTAGTAAAAACAATCAGCTTTAAAATCagccctgttgaaaaaaaaagcacatgcTGGTTAGGTTTGTTTTGAGGCATGTCAGCTGGTTTGCGCTGGTTTAAGCTGACCCTGAGCTGGTTATAAGCTGGTTAGGACCAGCTTAGAACCAGCACataaccagcttaaaccagctcaggaccagtttaaaccagctcataaccagctaaaaccagctccATCCATCtaccatgcttcaaaacataacTAAccccagcatatgctgtttattTTCAACAGGAAAGTCAACTAATTCTGCAAAATGACTGCTACATTTTGCAGAGGTTTACTTTAGGTATTAACGGTCTTAAATATCTTTCAGATTTACCAAACCAGGTGGCTCCACCTTCAGTCCCATTGCCAAAACCTGTACCCATCCAACGTAGAGAAATTCCAAATGCTTCAGCTTGTAAGTTCACTATCCACCACTGCAATGTGATCACATTCTGTTAAAATTGATGATGCCATAACACTCCCAGAATTAATTAACTGTGTCTGCCATTGTTTTTAGGAAGATACTAATGAAACTGTTACTGAAATTTACTTCATTCCTCCAGCTTGTAGCATGAACTGTGACTTTGAAAGAGACATTTGTGCTTGGACTCAGATAGTGACTGATGTTTTTGATTGGACAAGACACAGAGGCTCCACCCCCACATCAATGACTGGTCCCACCTCTGACCACACAACAGGAAGTAGGTCTTGATTTCTAGGTCTTGAAGTCATTAGATCTTTTTAAGATCAAAATTGtaacaattattttacataaattatataagtGTGTTGCACAACTTCTTTTCCAGGTGGGTTTTATATGTACATTGAAGGTGACACTGCTGTCCATGGTGACACGGCCCGTCTCCTCAGTGCAGAATGTGCTGATCCTCAACCTCAATGTCTTCAGTTCTGGTACCACATGTATGGCTCCAGCTGGACCATGGGACTGAGCGTCTACCTGCTGCAATATGGCAATGTGGCCAAGGAGGTTTGGAGAATGAGAGAAGACCAAGGAAACATGTGGCACTTTGCACAGGTGGACCTGAGACCAGATGTTAAGTTCCAGGTCAGTGAAAGTTTGAAAACGTCTGTATCAAATCTTCTTTGAATGCTCCATGGTaaagtaaacataaaaatatttttatcagtttaatgAGGTGCAGGCTTCAACTttttctatatactgtattttaattatattttgccaaaaaatatagAATGTATAAGAACAAAAATTGAATCAgtgtcatttaaaaagaaaacaaatctgttATTGTTCTATCAGGTGATCTTTGAGGGGCGTAGAGGAAGCTCAGCCCGGTCAGATGTTGCCATTGATGACGTCTCACTGCACAGAGGAGCCTGTAGCGGTATGTTTCTACTCTGCAGCAGCACTTAGTAAAAACATTAAGCTTTAAAATCAAGTCAACTTACTCAGCAAAATGACTATGTtttgcaaaatgtttatttaacttAATGTTTAAACAGTTGTAAATATCTTTCAGATTTACCAAACCGGGTCTCTCCATCTTCAGTCCCATTGCCAACAGCTGCAACAATGCCACAACCTGCACCCATCCAAACTGCAGAAATACCAAACACCTCAGCTTGTAAGCTCACTATCCACCACCTCTGTGTGATCACATTCTTTTATGATTAATGATGCCATAAAATAACAATTACGATTAATTCTCTGCATCTTGCTTTGTTTTCAGAAAGACACAAAACAGCTCCTTGTCAGTTACCTGTCTATGTAATTCAattgtaaatgaattaaatttgcTTCTTTCTTCCAGCTTGTGGCATCGACTGTGATTTTGAAAAAGGCATTTGTACTTGGACTCAGTTGGAGACTGACGTTTTTGATTGGACAAGACACAGAGGCTCCACCCCCACATCAATGACTGGTCCCTCCTCTGACCACACAACAGGAAGTAGGTCTTATTTTCTAGATCTTCAGCATAAAAATGATTGCAAATTTTGTAACATCACCAAATGAATGTTGCTCAAATTCTATGACAATTTCTCTTCTcaataattttcttttcttttttccttttccagGTGGGTTTTATATGTACATTGAAGGTGACACTGTTGTCCATGGTGACACGGCCCGTCTCCTCAGTGCAGAATGTGCTGATCCTCAACCTCAGTGTCTTCAGTTCTGGTACCACATGTATGGCTCCAGCTGGACCATGGGACTGAGTGTCTACCTGCTGCAATATGGCAATGTGGCCAAGGAGGTGTGGAGAATGAGGGAAGACCAAGGAAACATGTGGCATTTTGCACAGGTGGACCTGAGACCAGATGTTAAGTTCCAGGTCAGTGAAAGTAAAACTTCTTTGAATTGTACAGGTTacataataagaataataagcatactaaaacacagtctataaaaaatgtatgttacTGGTCTATCAGGTGATCTTTGAAGGGCGTAGAGGAAGCTCAGCCCGGTCAGATGTTGCCGTTGATGACGTCTCACTGCACAGAGGAGCCTGTAGTGGTATGGTTTTACTCTGCTGCAGCCCTTAGTAAAAACAATCAGCTTTAAAATCagccctgttgaaaaaaaaaaaaagcacatgcTGGTTAGGTTTGTTTTGAGGCATGTCAGCTGGTTTGCGCTGGTTTAAGCTGGCCCTGAGCTGGTTATAAGCTGGTTAAGACCAGCTTAgaaccagcacatgaccagcttaaaccagctcaggaccagtttaaaccagctcataaccagctaaaaccagctccATCCATCtaccatgcttcaaaacataacTAAccccagcatatgctgtttattTTCAACAGGAAAGTCAACTAATTCTGCAAAATGACTGCTACATTTTGCAGAGGTTTACTTTAGGTATTAACGGTCTTAAATATCTTTCAGATTTACCAAACCAGGTGGCTCCACCTTCAGTCCCATTGCCAAAACCTGTACCCATCCAACGTAGAGAAATTCCAAATGCTTCAGCTTGTAAGTTCACTATCCACCACTGCAATGTGATCACATTCTGTTAAAATTGATGACGCCATAACACTCCCAGAATTAATTAACTATGTCTGCCATTGTTTTTAGGAAGATACTAATGAAACTGTTACTGAAATTTACTTTATTCCTCCAGCTTGTAGCATGAACTGTGACTTTGAAAGAGACATTTGTGCTTGGACTCAGATAGGGACTGATGTTTTTGATTGGACAAGACACAGAGGCTCCACCCCCACATCAATGACTGGTCCCACCTCTGACCACACAACAGGAAGTAGGTATTGTTTTATAGATCTTGAGATCATTCTACCATgtttaacataaaaatataattattttacatgaataaattaatagttgTGTAGCACAAATTATATGACAATTTCTCTGCTCAAAAGTCTCCTGATCCTAATTTCAATGTGGGTTTTATATGTACATTGAGGGTGACAGTGCTGTCCATGGCGATACGGGCCGTCTCCTCAGTGCAGAATGTGCTGATCCTCAACCGAGGCATTTGTTGGATTCACTGAGGACATAATTACCgattataatgactcatacGTTGCACCACGCCGCAtaaacataacaccatgtctgcatttgtgatcgtacactgctcaaaactcgcgtttgcaTAGTCAGTagtaaattctttaaatattgaAACGTACTTACacgctgtgagtcagaagcatcagactgtccttgcgacgttggaattgccccactttatagtgttcacagccattcatagtgttcacattgtaggctactctctcccaggttcaggaaatagtcctccgtaaaacgcgctgcacacactcgaatatttgcgttgtactgttctggaacagtgttgtaactataacttaaccactgatttctagttgtttactcatttggaaggccaaacaaagtactttcgctttcataacgaaacacacagcgtctccacgacatggcggcggcaacaacaatactacagcgagaataaaagttacaccttctttcattgcgtatacgtttggccggtgttatgcaaatcttcccacactgtCACGttgacatgtgggggcgtgttgaatgagccattttaggaaGGCATGGCAGAgtcttttataaagaatatctctttgggtttgagactttaatctttgcaactttacagatcttatatatgcacaaacagcttgtaacactccaaagagaaaggaaaacttgaaattgcatcatatgacccctttaaaatcaaaatcattcaaattattttacgtAAATTATACAGGTGTGTTGCACAACCTTTTTTCCAGGTGGGTTTTATATGTACATTGAAGGTGACACTGCTGTCCATGGTGACACGGCCCGTCTCCTCAGTGCAGAATGTGCTGATCCTCAACCTCAATGTCTTCAGTTCTGGTACCACATGTATGGCTCCAGCTGGACCATGGGACTGAGCGTCTACCTGCTGCAATATGGCAATGTGGCCAAGGAGGTGTGGAGAATGAGAGAAGACCAAGGAAACATGTGGCATTTTGCACAGGTGGACCTGAGACCAGATGTTAAGTTCCAGGTCAGTGAAAGTTTGAAAACGTCTGTATCAAATCTTCTTTGAATGCTCCATGGTaaagtaaacataaaaatatttttatcagtttaatgAGGTGCAGGCTTCAACTttttctatatactgtattttaattatattttgccaaaaaatatagAATGTATAAGAACATTTTTTAATCAgtgtcatttaaaaagaaaacaaatctgttATTGTTCTATCAGGTGATCTTTGAGGGGCGTAGAGGAAGCTCAGCCCGGTCAGATGTTGCCATTGATGACGTCTCACTGCACAGAGGAGCCTGTAGCGGTATGTTTCTCCTGTGTCTGGAGGCCCTTAGTATAAACTGCCTAACGTGTTAAGAGTTGTAAATCGATTTAATAAGCCAATTATCTAAATCCAATACCCAAGCATACCAGCGAaacctctctctgtctctgcagAGATCATGCTCTCGGACACACAGGGAAATTCTGACAGCATAAGCGAAAATAACATGATAAAGCCAAACGAGGAGGTGGCAAAGAAAGAGAGCTGGAAAGCAACAGATGACAAAATCACAGCAAGACAGAGGTAGAGAGCcttttttatatactgtattctgtatatgtaaattatttaacatattatacaattaattcaATATTAATTGATTAACAGCCATGTATATATGTGAGagtcattattaaatatttttgtagtgCATGTTATAGAGTTATACATTTAGACATTTGCTGTATTGCATGTTTTGATTAATACACCAATAATCTTTGGTATGCAGGCGGTCCCTGCTGTTTAGGGAACGTTCTCGGGCTTGAGCTGAAACACTACGAGGCAAAATATTAGCTGAAAGTATCTGTCATCTGTCAATATGAACCCATTCAACATCATGGCTCATGAACTACTCAGACCAGTTTTAGCAAGATGATTTGCTGTGTAAGTGTTGTTTACCTAGGAAGTATCGCTTATCACCTCTAACAGTCATTTCATATTATGATTTACACATAACACCATTGAAAGATATGGTGTTTTCCCCTAATATCACAGTGATTTTTCTTCCTCAAATTCACATCTCGTAGCAGAGTAACCGCATTACATTAACTGTGAGAATGTTACACTAATGTTTAAACATCCACAGAACGTCCAAATACTTATAATTTTCAACAATTAatctattgttttatcatttataaaactAGCTAACTTCTTTTTGCTGAATGTTTTATGTGCATGTATGTTATCTGTGACTGTGAGTCAGTGTTTTTGGCTTtcatttaataaacattttattcagtaaacCTTCTGAAGGTCCTGTTATTTTTTGACTTTGTATGTTTGTATGATTCTGCACATTATTCAGATGTTACAAAATTGTTTTCCAGCATTCCTGTCATACTTTCAGATTTTAAGTGTAATGAGAAGTGACATTTATATACAGCCAAACCTGCTTAGCAAGTTTGTAGCCTCAAGAATGTTCAGCAGCTCTATTTAAACATGTAATGAAGTGGCAGTGAAGTGAGTTGAGTTGGACACACTTACCTGAACAGGATGAAGGTTTTAGTTGTCCATTTCTGGCTTCTCTTACTGCTTCTGTACCAAAGAAAGAAGAACCTGGCATCAGGTAAGTCAGACGCTCTCCAGGTCATCTGCATGTGTACACGTGTTCTTGAGGAACTACAGGTGACAATGAACTCGCATAAGATAACCACAGGAGCATAAGATAACCACACAGTAAAACATCCATTTTTGTAAGGTACAACACTAAATTTTGTTTCAATGagacatattttttatatatactagCGGAAAGAAAATATCCAAACTATACATTTAAGTGTTTCCTTTACTATACTGCATCTATTTGAATCTATTTGTGTCTGTAGATTTTTATCTGAAGTAGTATTTCATGTGATTTATGATACCAACATTTTACATAGCTGTGAAATTTCACAATTCTTGACACCAATTTCAATACCAAAGCAAAAACGACTAGCCTAGCAATACATTTCAAACACtattaaatagaaaacactaaaaaaattaattcaataatacaaaattacatttttcaggtATGTATAGTATAACAGTataaaagagtacaaaaatgtaataatcaaatgtaaaacaacataatctttactgtataaaataaatacagattaaTCTTTACTCAGTAGCACATACACCAAATGCTCcagttttattcctatctaTATCTATAAATTTCATACATCATTCACCTggtttatataacattttattcctaaacacaaaaatgtatttatttttttctgtcttaatgtactgtgattaatccacgcatatttatttatttacctatttgtttgtttgtttaacatGGACATCATAATTCCATTGGAGGAACCATATGCATTTGCTTATAAGTGCTTTAGCACACATGCtaaaataatatgcaaatatatttatttatttatttatttatttatacaaccGTTCTTTCTGGTtctcgaatctgattggctgataggtATGCGATATTGGAGTCCAACAGAGCTCTTCGTCCTCTTCACCGTTTGTATCACTCCGCTTGCCGAAGTTGCCGTATTTCTCTCAGCGCGTGTCATTGCGGACAGCCAAATCcactatacttttaaaaataattttgtgtcacggaatgcagttttaagagttttttagGCGTAATGTGCTTGTTTATAAAGATAATGTctatttcaaaatttgctttgacGTTTTCGGAGACGGGAGATCCATCGTTTCAGTGGCCGTTCAGCGCTCATTACACCCGCAGAGAGTTCCTGTTCCATTAGTCAACATTttaagtggatcaaaaaagttcatcaaagttgcCCTAAGACAAGAACAggtattgttttggttttaggacaactttcatgaaaggttttgatccacttcaaatattaactactaatatatatatatatatatatatatatatataatttctccTTTTTTGAATTTATTGGATTCCTTAAAATACCAAAATACAATGAACACCAATGAAAAATtaggaaaaaaatgtatcattccAAGAGCTGAATTCAACACTGCACTCATCTTGAGTATTTTATCTTTCAGCCCTGTGTTCAGTACCCACAGTGCTCTGCTGTCTTGACAGGAATGACAACTGCAGTCGAGAGTGTTATTGTGATGAGTTCTGCATCATAAATGGAGACTGCTGTTCTGACTACAATCGGACATGCATTCAGAGTAAGACTAAACACTCTCAACACAACACATTGATACAAGAAATAATAGTTGTCAAGAAATTGATTTTGCATTCCAATTTGAGATAAGGTGCTGTAggttaacaatttaaaaaaaaaaaaaaaaagtttaaaaacagcCTGGGGCCAAAGCGCTTCAACGTCATAGAACAGGGTTCCTCAAACTTTGCCCTGGAAGGCCAATgcgctgcagagtttagctcc
This portion of the Onychostoma macrolepis isolate SWU-2019 chromosome 02, ASM1243209v1, whole genome shotgun sequence genome encodes:
- the wu:fb63a08 gene encoding MAM and LDL-receptor class A domain-containing protein 1; amino-acid sequence: MGRRNPLQAKTLALLQTPESLKRASAQDGPVGNKLAGYYFAKCDFGSDLPASCDWTSEGPISAQTATEETSLHPESPSGAFRLKSGFLKVSEDSCLEFWYHKPNKKSSELKVLLEGDILQTLIWTSETSSTGDWRQVFIPLTKQSDKDNIQVVFELLKGLQDDEQTAFDRIGIRKGQCGPQCQRGGRFWTDKSTRCTCTDEQLICSHIPRSKDTFGTCQVASDPHYTTFDGVSFQFKSPCTYVLSKVCDDSGLLPEFAVEVQNKNKGDSHISSIQQVNINVHGLSVTMVRTERSKVMVNGIWKNLPLLLQGNRVTVNAQGDALVLQTDFKLSIFYMRSGAVQVIVPSHYSNKICGMCGNFNHKTEDDFKIPDGPLVQDTHISGQSVCEEPTLSRVCTDAEEQKYTSEVYCGMLTSRQGPFSTCSSVLNADSFFRSCMFDMCTTHGDPAALCNAIEAFSATCDKVGISVLAWRNTTFCPVACGPHGHYNACASGCPETCSSQDATGSCGICEERCECDNGFMLSGGACVLAEDCGCWANKQHYLISEIFMEGECEQQCQCLGNGSIQCSPMSCKADEVCMVKDGVLGCFPSNPVTCSVYGDPHYITFDGKAYSFWGTCNYTIAKTCGATETQFTITARNEGQNNSATSSLNSVALETEGLHIVIGKNKQVYANGGQVRLPAEFGSSVSVFQSGPYAQVNTNFGLRLLFGNARLFVQVDERYRGVLCGLCGTYSGSQFDDFLTPDGNTVANPHEFASSWNTNDSDWPCSNGSPDSPECHPDLEDDAYTKCSELFEDAFKECHWFVPPQIYVSSCVSDYCISKGDKAQLCTSLEDYVSACEIAEVFLPDWRNHTLCFADLQPTDDPTPTQSAASCPWSCNFDQDECGWEQLIQDSFDWTRWSGSTPSNFTGPAADHTTGSGYYMYIEGDSVVHGDSARIMSPVCHTSGKQCLSFWFHMYGLADAMLLNLYIFENNRAIKIWSRANNQGNRWYQGQVEIKPQQPFQIIIEGIRGSDPRSDVSIDDVSIMHGACDYLSAEDLDLTTLTPHPTPNLNDPHPNCRMNCDFESDICSWTQIVTDVFDWTRHRGSTPTSMTGPSSDHTTGSGFYMYIEGDTAVHGDTARLLSAECADPQPQCLQFWYHMYGSSWTMGLSVYLLQYGNVAKEVWRMREDQGNMWHFAQVDLRPDVKFQVIFEGRRGSSARSDVAIDDVSLHRGACSDLPNRVSPSSVPLPPAATMPQPAPIQTAEIPNTSASCGVDCDFEKGICTWTQLETDVFDWTRHRGSTPTSMTGPSSDHTTGSGFYMYIEGDTVVHGDTARLLSAECADPQPQCLQFWYHMYGSSWTMGLSVYLLQYGNVAKEVWRMREDQGNMWHFAQVDLRPDVKFQVIFEGRRGSSARSDVAIDDVSLHRGACSDLPNRVSPSSVPLPPAATMPQPAPIQTAEIPNTSASCGVDCDFEKGICTWTQLETDVFDWTRHRGSTPTSMTGPSSDHTTGSGFYMYIEGDTAVHGDTARLLSAECADPQPQCLQFWYHMYGSSWTMGLSVYLLQYGNVAKEVWRMREDQGNMWHFAQVDLRPDVKFQVIFEGRRGSSARSDVAVDDVSLHRGACSDLPNQVAPPSVPLPKPVPIQRREIPNASASCSMNCDFERDICAWTQIVTDVFDWTRHRGSTPTSMTGPTSDHTTGSGFYMYIEGDTAVHGDTARLLSAECADPQPQCLQFWYHMYGSSWTMGLSVYLLQYGNVAKEVWRMREDQGNMWHFAQVDLRPDVKFQVIFEGRRGSSARSDVAIDDVSLHRGACSDLPNRVSPSSVPLPTAATMPQPAPIQTAEIPNTSASCGIDCDFEKGICTWTQLETDVFDWTRHRGSTPTSMTGPSSDHTTGSGFYMYIEGDTVVHGDTARLLSAECADPQPQCLQFWYHMYGSSWTMGLSVYLLQYGNVAKEVWRMREDQGNMWHFAQVDLRPDVKFQVIFEGRRGSSARSDVAVDDVSLHRGACSDLPNQVAPPSVPLPKPVPIQRREIPNASASCSMNCDFERDICAWTQIGTDVFDWTRHRGSTPTSMTGPTSDHTTGSGFYMYIEGDTAVHGDTARLLSAECADPQPQCLQFWYHMYGSSWTMGLSVYLLQYGNVAKEVWRMREDQGNMWHFAQVDLRPDVKFQVIFEGRRGSSARSDVAIDDVSLHRGACSEIMLSDTQGNSDSISENNMIKPNEEVAKKESWKATDDKITARQRRSLLFRERSRA